The Rhodothermus marinus DSM 4252 DNA segment GGGCGCAGAAGGTGGGTACGACCTCCATGCAGTTTCTCAAGGTGATGCCGGTGGCGCGGGCCACGGCACTGGGCGACGCCTTCGTGGCGCTGGCCGAGGGCGTGGAGTCGGTCTTCTGGAACCCTTCCGGCCTGGCACTGGGCGAAGGCTTCCAGATCTCGGGCACGCATATCCCGTATCTGATCGACACGCGGATTTCTTCGGCGGCGATCGCCTTCCCGCTGGGCGACTTGAACCGCATCGGCATTCTGGTCCAGTACGTCGATTACGGGGAGATCGTCGAGACGCGGACGGATCTGCTCGGCTTCAACCCGGATGGCACCTACAATCCGGGGCTGACCGGCAACACGTTCAGTCCGCAGGCCTGGGCGGTGGGTCTCTCCTACGGGCGCTCGCTCAACGACCAGTTCCGCATTGGCATTACGGCCAAGTACGTCCACGAATCCCTGTACGACGGGCCCACCACGTTTACCGATCCGGAAACCGGCGCGACATATGCCACCAGTACCAGTGTCGTGCTGTTCGACTTTGGCCTGCAGTACGACACCGGCTACCGGACGCTTCGGCTGGGGGCTGCCGTGCAGAACTTCGGACCGGAGGTGGCCTTCGTGGAGGAAAACTTCGCGGCACCGATGATCTTCCGGCTCGGGGCTGCCTGGGACCTTGTCGGGCCGTCGGCGCTGCTTTTCAACACGAGCGGCCAGCGGTTCACCATGGTGTTCGACATGGTGCATCCCAACGACTACGATCAGCAGGCCCATGTGGGCGTGGAGTACGTTTTTGCCGACGTGCTGGCACTCCGGGCCGGGCGAAAGATCAACTACGATACCGAAAAATGGACGCTGGGCGGCGGGCTGCACATCGGCCTGGGCGCGGCTGACCTGTCGTTTGACTATTCCTACAACGACATGGGCGAAGACCTGGGCGCAGCCCACCGCATCACGTTGAGCGCACGACTGAAGTAGGATTTGCAAAACGACTGCTGAGCAATGGCAACGAATCGTATGATTTACCGGCTTCTGCTGGCGCTCGGCCTGCTGCTCGGGCCGACCGGCGCAGCAATCGCTCAGGGCGTGGCCGATCCGCTGCTGTTTCAAGGGATGGATCAGACGGTGTGGCCGGGCGCGCGGGCGCGTGCCATGGGCGGGGTGGTGATGGGCGACTACCGGGATGCGACGGCGCTGTTTGCCGATCCGGCTGCATTGGCGCGCCTCGAGCGTGCCGAGGTCCGCATCGGGGGCAGTTATTCGGCCACCTCGCTCGATCAGGAGGTGCGCTGGATCCCGGATCGCATTTATGCCGAGCTGAGCCTGGTGCTCGAAAACGATCCGGACAAACTCGTGCTGACGCGGCCCTTCGATTCGATCCGGCCGGACTGGCACCACAGTTATACGGCGACGCGGCCGACGGTGGTCGCGCTGGCTTTCCCGTTTGAGGCGCTGGGCGTTTCGTGGGCGGCCGGGCTCGGCTTCGGGCAACTGGCTGCGCTGGACCATTACTACCAGAACAACAACGCGCTGGACCCTAACATCGGGCGGATGCGGCCTGCTCCCGTGCCGCGCGTGCAGGAAGGCGATTCGCTGCTGGTGGACTGGTTCCAGTTTGCCCGCGAGCGCAGAGGCGCACTTTACGGCATCACGCCGGCCCTGGCCTTTCGGCACGGCCGCCTCGCCTTCGGGCTGTCGGTCACGGTGCTGACCGGATCGTCCGACGACTGGCAGCGCCGCTTCGGCCGTGGCCTGTTCATCCTGCGCTACAACAACGACTTCTCGCTGCTCCCTCCCGAAATCGGCGAGGTGATTTCGGAGGGAAGCTCCGACTACCGGGGCGTGCGCGCCGCGCTCTCCGGCCGCCTGGAATACGAGCGGTTTGCCGTGGGTATCGTACTGCGGCCGGGCTACACGCTGGAGCGCCGCTGGGAGACGAAAGCCGGCAACGAGGGGACCGACAAGCTCGAAATTCCCACCCAGGTGACCGTAGGGCTGGCACTCTATCCCTCCCGCGCCTGGCGCCTGGTAGCCGACTACGACCTGCGTCGGCTGGACGAGGCCCGTTACATCCCCGCCGGCAGTGAGGCACAGAAGCCCTGGGTGGGCAAGGGGACGTTTCGGCTGGGGGTCGAGTATCTGGCGTCGGACTGGCTGGCACTGCGGGCAGGCTACCGCGACGAACCGCAGAGTTTTGCACCGGCTGGCGACGCCTTCATCGACGACCCGGCCATCGCCTCGGTTTATACGGCGGGTGTGGGCATTACACGCGGTCCCTTTGTCGTGGACCTCACCTACGAGCTGTTTCGCCTGCGCTACGACGACCTCTGGATCTCCAACGTGAACACGAACCGGGTGAAGACGCACACGCTCCTGCTGGAGCTCGCTTATCGATTCTGAAAACCCATGCGTCCTGGAATCATTATCCTGCTGCTTGGTTGCTGGGTGGCCACCGCCCGGGCGCAGGCCGTCCGCTACGTGACCACGCCCGACGAGCTTCAGACGGCCATCCAGGCCGCACGGCCGGGCGACACCATCGTGATGGCCGACGGCACCTGGCGGGACGTTGCGATCATCTTCGAGGCCAGCGGGGCTCCGGGCGATACCATCACGCTCCGGGCCGAGACGCCCGGTCGGGTGGTGCTGACCGGCCGTTCCCGACTGCGTATCGGCGGTGCCTACCTGAAGGTGGAAGGCCTGTGCTTCGAAAACGGCGCGTTACCCGAAGGCGAAGGCGTGATCGAATTCCGGGCCAACGGTCGGCATGCCTTCCACAGCCGCCTGACCAACACGGCCATCATCAACTACAACCCACCGCGCAGGGAAACGGAATACAAGTGGGTTTCCCTGTACGGCCGCTTCAATCGTGTCGATCACTGCTACTTCGCTGGCAAGACGAACCGGGGCGCGTTGCTGGTGGTGTGGCTTCAGGATCCACCCAATGATGCCCCACCGGCCCACCGTATCGACCACAACTACTTCGGTCCGCGGCCGGAACTGGGTGAAAACGGCGCCGAGATCATCCGGATCGGCACCAGCGCCCGCTCAATGCAGGAGGCCCGCGTCGTGGTGGAGCGCAACCTTTTTCTGGAGACGAACGGAGAGATCGAAATCATCTCGAACAAGTCGGGCGGCAATATCTACCGGGGCAACACCTTCCGACGGTGCCGGGGGACGCTCACGCTGCGCCACGGCAACGGGGCGCTCGTCGAAGGCAACTTCTTCTTCGGCGAGGGAATCGCCGGGACAGGCGGTGTGCGCATCATCGGCGAAGACCATCGTGTACTCAACAACTACTTCCAGGACCTGACCGGAACCGGCTACTATGCGGCGATCTCGGTGGTGCAGGGCGTGCCCGACTCGCCGCTCAACCGCTACTTTCAGGTGAAGCGGGCGGTGATCGCCCACAACACGTTCGTCAATACCGAGCGCAGCTTTGAAATCGGCATCGGAGCCAGCCCGGATCAGTCGCTGCCGCCCGAAGACCTGACCATCGCCAACAACGTGGTGCAGACCCGACTGGGTGCGCCCATCGTGACGACGCACCTGGAGCCTGTCGGAAAGACCACCTGGGCCGGCAACATTTTCTACGGTAAGCCCGGATCGTATCCGGAAGGGGCGGCGACGTTCGCCCATCCGGAACTGGTCCGAAGCGAAGACGGACTCTACCGCCCGGCGCCTACCAGCCCGCTCATCGACACGGCGCACCCGGACTTCGCGCTCGCGACGGACATGGACGGACAGCCGCGTAACGACCGGACCCCCGATGTGGGCGCCGACGAAATGTCATCCGCACCCGTGCGCTGGCGGCCGCTCTCGCCTGCCGACGTGGGGCCCGACTGGCTGCGGGAGGCAAACATCGAAGTGAAGTTCGGAGGGAGACCCTCAAGACTGGCACCGCATACCTCCGGCTTTCCTTTTGAAGGCGTGACCTCCATGAGTTTTTACCTGGAGCGGCCGGCCCACGTTCGGATCAGCATGTTCGATCTGAGCGGGCGCAGAGTGATGACCGTGTTCGATGAACGGGTCGATGAAGGATCCCACGTATTTCGACTCGATGGCAGCCATTTGCCCACCGGGACCTACCTGCTGGTGATGGAGACCGACTGCAACGAACGCGACTATCGCCTGATTACCATCGCTCGGCCCTGAAGAAAACCGCTTTAAAACAGCCGCAACCGCTGCCAGCGCACCACGCTCTGACTTGACGGTAACACTGCTTCGGTGTATTTTCTCAACGTCATGTATGATGTATTACAACATATGATGCGACGCACTCTACTGCTTCTGGGGTTGATGCTGGGCCTGCAGGGCACGGCATTTCTGGAAGTGCTCGCGCAGCCGCGGCATCCCCGTGTGTTCATCTCGGCCGAAGAGGCGGCGGCACTTCGGGAGAATGCCGAGCGCTACACGCTGCTCAGGACCACGCTGGCGCGCGTGCGGGCCGAGATGGAAGAGGTCCTGGCGAAGCCCATCGAAATTCCGCCGCCCGGCGAAGCCGGTGGTTACGAGCACGAGCGGCACAAGCAGAACTACCGCGAAATGTTCAAAGCCGGGCTGCTCTACCAGATCACCGGCGACGAACGCTATGCCCGGTTCGTGCGGGATATGCTGATGGGCTATGCGGCCATGTATCCCGAGCTGGGGCCGCATCCGCGCAGCGAGCGCCAGATTCCCGGCAAGCTCTTCCACCAGCTGCTCAACGAGTGCGTCTGGCTGGTGCACACCATTGTGGCCTACGACGCGATCTACAACTGGCTGAGCGAGGCCGATCGGGCCCACATCGAGGCCAGCGTGTTTCGTCCGATGGCCTCCTGGATCATGAACGAAGGGGCCTACGAGTTCAACCGCATCCACAACCACGGCACCTGGGCGGTAGCCGCGGTGGGCATGACCGGCTACGTGATCGGCGAGCCGGACTGGGTGGAAAAGGCGCTTTACGGCAGCAATAAAGAGGGAAAAAGCGGGTTTTATGCGCAGCTCGATCAGCTCTTCTCACCGGACGGCTACTACATGGAAGGCCCCTATTACGCCCGCTATGCGCTCTGGCCTTTCTTCTTCTTTGCCGAGGCGATCGAGCGGTACGAGCCCGAGCGCGGCATCTACGCCTATCGCGACAGCATCCTGAAAAAAGCCCTTTATGCCACGGTGCAGACCGCCTTTCCGGATGGCGTCCTGCCGCCGCTTAACGATGCCTCGCTCACGATGGACATTCGGGCGCCGGGCGTCGTGCTGGCCACCGATGTGGTGTTTGCCCGCTACGAGGGCGATCCGGCCCTGCTGGGCGTGGCGCACGAACAGGGCCAGGTGGTGCTCAACGGCGCGGGGCTGGCCGTGGCGAAAGCCTACGACGAGGCGTCCGAAGTGCCCCGGATGACGTGGCCCAGTGTCGAGTTCACCGACGGGGCCGACGGCCGGCG contains these protein-coding regions:
- a CDS encoding PorV/PorQ family protein → MKAYGFTVRALRRSRLALALAGLMLVAWPSWAQKVGTTSMQFLKVMPVARATALGDAFVALAEGVESVFWNPSGLALGEGFQISGTHIPYLIDTRISSAAIAFPLGDLNRIGILVQYVDYGEIVETRTDLLGFNPDGTYNPGLTGNTFSPQAWAVGLSYGRSLNDQFRIGITAKYVHESLYDGPTTFTDPETGATYATSTSVVLFDFGLQYDTGYRTLRLGAAVQNFGPEVAFVEENFAAPMIFRLGAAWDLVGPSALLFNTSGQRFTMVFDMVHPNDYDQQAHVGVEYVFADVLALRAGRKINYDTEKWTLGGGLHIGLGAADLSFDYSYNDMGEDLGAAHRITLSARLK
- a CDS encoding chondroitinase-B domain-containing protein, with protein sequence MRPGIIILLLGCWVATARAQAVRYVTTPDELQTAIQAARPGDTIVMADGTWRDVAIIFEASGAPGDTITLRAETPGRVVLTGRSRLRIGGAYLKVEGLCFENGALPEGEGVIEFRANGRHAFHSRLTNTAIINYNPPRRETEYKWVSLYGRFNRVDHCYFAGKTNRGALLVVWLQDPPNDAPPAHRIDHNYFGPRPELGENGAEIIRIGTSARSMQEARVVVERNLFLETNGEIEIISNKSGGNIYRGNTFRRCRGTLTLRHGNGALVEGNFFFGEGIAGTGGVRIIGEDHRVLNNYFQDLTGTGYYAAISVVQGVPDSPLNRYFQVKRAVIAHNTFVNTERSFEIGIGASPDQSLPPEDLTIANNVVQTRLGAPIVTTHLEPVGKTTWAGNIFYGKPGSYPEGAATFAHPELVRSEDGLYRPAPTSPLIDTAHPDFALATDMDGQPRNDRTPDVGADEMSSAPVRWRPLSPADVGPDWLREANIEVKFGGRPSRLAPHTSGFPFEGVTSMSFYLERPAHVRISMFDLSGRRVMTVFDERVDEGSHVFRLDGSHLPTGTYLLVMETDCNERDYRLITIARP
- a CDS encoding heparinase II/III domain-containing protein, encoding MMRRTLLLLGLMLGLQGTAFLEVLAQPRHPRVFISAEEAAALRENAERYTLLRTTLARVRAEMEEVLAKPIEIPPPGEAGGYEHERHKQNYREMFKAGLLYQITGDERYARFVRDMLMGYAAMYPELGPHPRSERQIPGKLFHQLLNECVWLVHTIVAYDAIYNWLSEADRAHIEASVFRPMASWIMNEGAYEFNRIHNHGTWAVAAVGMTGYVIGEPDWVEKALYGSNKEGKSGFYAQLDQLFSPDGYYMEGPYYARYALWPFFFFAEAIERYEPERGIYAYRDSILKKALYATVQTAFPDGVLPPLNDASLTMDIRAPGVVLATDVVFARYEGDPALLGVAHEQGQVVLNGAGLAVAKAYDEASEVPRMTWPSVEFTDGADGRRGGIGFLRTGVGRDQTVVLMKYGVHGLGHGHFDKLHFMLYDNGRQVIRDYGFARFINVEPKYGGRYLPENESYAKQTIAHNTVVVDETSQNRADRDEAEAMSGQRHFFDGRGGPVQAMSARANGYWPGVNMQRTLLLVEDARLDYPVVVDLFRVTADTMHQYDYPLHFLGQPIWDNLGIRGYPDQLRPLGTDFGYQHIWEEARARTDSVVQFTWLDGSRYYTWTVAAAPATEVILGRIGAGDPRFNLRREPMILVRRRGRDHLFASVIEPHGYFNEAREISLRARPQVQAVRVIGHSEAASVVEVVGKGGWTWTIMVTNGPADPDARHTVTFGNRTFSWTGNYAVEGVVVASDSRR